GACGTGAATCAGTCCCTGAATGTACCCAGAATGATCCCTTTGAATGTTTGACCTTTATTTAATGAGAGGTGTGCATGTAtgtaaaagcaataaaacacGCTGCtccatgtgttgtgtgtgatggatgaggTCAAATAATGTGACGTGTAACGGACACTAACTTAATCATTACACTTTCAATCatcatttttacaaaaatagTATTAAGAGATatgttcagaaaaaaattcacattcagCTCTATGGTGGACGAGCTGTTAatgaacacaaaagtgtttttgggATTTCTATCTTGACAAATACCAGTACTGTACTATCTGTTGGGCAACAGGAGCTGAAATATGACATCTCCAgaaacaatatacagtaataatgtcagACTTGTCATATGTGACCCTGATcgattaaaatatattttaatttatgcaccTAGTAATCAGTATGGGTTTTTAAATCTGGAGTCACCATTCTGGAATGTGAACATCTCAagaattatttttcataaacGTCACAAAAACTCCAAACTGAATGCAGACGTGAACAAGCGGTCCTTGTGACTTGCTGTGTCGAGTTtcacttgaaaaataaaatcactttcaCGAGACCACAGATTCTCACTTTTCTTTACTCATGCATAATTTACACTGACGTATATAAAACACAGAGACAGGGTGGCATTTCTCTCTTTTATTAGATTATAATCCGCAGagcttaaaatattaaattgcttttaatttagttaataattaaaatacataaaaacaagagccagaactgaagaaccctgcaaaaagaattaaaataaataaaaaaggagaaTTATAAACCAAATCCTCCTCCATACAGAGGCTATGTCTGACAGAACCCGCTTGCGATCCTTTGTACAGTAAAGTCCAAGCAGACTGCATTTTCTATACATGTGTAATGATaccattaatattattatttctgaACTAAATTTCCTCTGATAATCTTTCAAAAAGCAAATTTTAAGGGACAGATGAGAACGAGAAGTGATGTTTAGTTTTGTGCTGGGAGTACTGGTGACTGTTAAACAGCAGAGCAGCTCTGCTCCATCTACTCCCACCCCGGTCTTTCTCtatccatttctttctttctctgcctctctaGGCCTGCAGACATTACAtcatgtctttgtctttgcaaCTGGAGTGGGTGTTGGTGGTTTAGGGGCTTGCTCCCACCGGCAAATAGCTCTGATTCAGCCTCACGTAGGCACAGGTCTGTGTCAAAGCCTCGTCTCTCTGATCCCATTAAATTTCTAACATACaatctttatatttttgttgtctcTTTGTTTCTGTGGCGTTCTCCACATCTGCTGCCCTTTACGGGTAGGTTGTGGAACACATCGCCGGTTGATTCTGTGGTGAAACACAGTAAACACCTGCCATACGAGGGCCTGAGCAGTCTGGTGAACACGGGATAGAGAATGAAACAACAACATTGTAACTTCTCTCTGGCAGCAGTGACATTTTCTCTTGGGTCCTAAGAAGGAAGCATTTTAATCATCCCCCTACATAGACGACCCAAACAGTGATTGGCTAGTTTTGCCCCATCAGGCAGTAACGTGGCTCCCTACTGGCAATCGTCACAGCCTTGTGCCTTCAGGCAGAATGAGGGGAGGACGAGCCCGCAGGTGAGCCTCTTCTCCACACATTAACAATACTGTACAATAGTAGGTTGAAGCAAagcagagccccgccccctcctcctgtactgtatgtttggtACGGATGGAGGGAAGTGATGGACAAACTGAAACCcccttcagaaaaaaataaaacaaaacaaaaaaactgaataaaacttcaaaaaaaatgtaagtgaaataaaaccaaaactaAAACATACACATACTTTTTGTTCCTAGTTTAAATTGCAGAGAAGATGGGAAGGATCTGCCCCATGGGAGGAACGTAGACGCCAATTCCTGCTGGCGTGACAAACCCCTCCCCATCACCCCCTTCTCCCGAAAACCCTCCCCCCTTCCTTCCTGCTGGTCAGTTGGTGTTGTAGCGAAATATAAGGGTAGTGGAAGGTCTCTGAAGTCCTGCTGGCACTGAGGAAAAGGGCCAGAGTGTCTTTCCTTCTCTCAATCTTGTCTTCCATCACCTCTGGGGGCTGCTCTCTCACTGCCGCCCCTGCTCATCTCTCTGTCACGTGATTTTGTGATGATGGGGAGGGCGCTGAGCCTGGGGCAGAGGTGGCCGGGGTGGGTGGCGGGGCTGGGATGCAGAGGATTTCGGACAGGTCGTCCATGATACAGGTTTCCTTAGGGTCGACCAAGTTAAATTCCCttatgaaaacaatgaaatgtgCATACAGAGTGTTCAAGTGGCCCTGCAGCTCCAGAGCCACCGTCTCTTTAAAGTGCGCCCAGTAGAGGTGAGCCAGCACGTGGAACAGGTACCGGCAGATCTTCTTTACCAAGGACTCAAAGGAGTTGGGAAACTCTTTGCctaaaaagacagaaaggacACAAACCAAACGGTAGAACATTTATTATCACCAGGAGCAAGTACTGTGTTTAAAACCTGCAGTTACACCCAGTTTGAATGAGGACAGCTTTTGGCTGTGGATTAACACACCACTGAGACAATAGTGAGTGGAGTGACTGAACTTCAAAAGTGACTGTCAGGTGAGTATTTACTGTACGTCGTCTCTGCTTCATATGACAAACAAGATTCTATtcaaaaagtaaatatttggGTTGTTATGGTTATTTCCTGATGGTACAGACCAAACCCTTCACTCATTAATCTAAAATGCTTTAGGAGCACCACACCAGCAGGGGGTAGTAGAACAACATGAGGaccctgttccagctcctgcgATCAGACACTCACCGTATTTTGTAGGAAAGACTTCCTCATCTGTGACCAGTTTCTGACAAAGACTCATTACGAAGTCGACATATTGAGGAGCAGTGCACTTTGTCTTCTTCCCCTTCTCGTCATGCCAGTAGTATATTCTGGtgacaaaagcacaaaaaaagcaaaccaATCAATCTATGTGACAAAACAACACTAAAGATGCACCACTGAAAAACAGGATGCCGTTACTCAACTTctacattcatttgttcattatcatcatcatgaatGTGTTCTAAAGAATGCTCATGGTTCACCTAAGCAGGAAGAGAAGCACCACACGGATGATCTGTGAGACGTCACCTGACATTTCCCTATGTCTTATTTCCTTATTCAGACAAATCTGTCTCCCAACGTCGTTCTTTCTGACTGACAAGGACAATGAAGTTCAGTGACACTACAAACAATCTCTTGTGTCCCATACTGAGGCATTCCTGCCCAGAgatcatgtttacatgttttcattCAACAGGACTTGATGACCTCTGTGTCCTGGAGCTTTCGTTTCCTGATTGGGGCCAAATTCTCTCGTCACAGGAATAAAAGGAGCTGCGGCCTCGCAATGCCCTGGTCAGACCTGCTATTGTTTCTGGACTGGGCGAGGGTTGTTTCTGAAGAGGGTGACCTACTTAACCCAACTGTAGGACAGGGGATTGGCATTAATAATGGTAATGCAGAAGGTGGGCAGACACCTCAGAAACTGATGGTACCTAACTGGTGGGATAACTAGAGACACAAGGCGCACTGACCGATGAATGAGCTTGATAGGTTGATTAAGAAGcagattaaatgtgtgtgtgactgagagcAGTGTATGTCTGAGGGCAGTCGGCCAGACATTATAAAACATGGGGAATGTGAAGCTGACCTGCAGGAGGGGACCTACTGACTAGAGGATTGAGACCTTTCAATGCACCCACTCACATAGGATTAACCCTCCACTCTAACCTACTCACTGATACATCGAGAGACGATGAACCTCTAGAGAAAACAAGGTTGATTCACTGTTGATGAACACGTGGCTTCATTGTAGGTTCACTACTATGGAAAacaatcttttatttattcattaggTGATCTTTCTTCTCTGTGATCTCCTAGCTACACTTCATTTGTCCTCTGGCTGTACAAGGTGGTGTTCTGTTCTTTTATGACATCTGCAAAGTTCagatattttaaacatttcataaaagctgtacaaattaattcaaaaagacacacacacacacacacacacacacacacacacacacacacacacacacacacacacacacacacacacacacacacacacacaaaatgggtCTTAATAGCTACCAAATAGTTTAGTTCCTTTACAGCTCATGGAAACATTTTCTTCCAAAAATAGAGCTGGGCTCTGCCTTCAGTCAGGGGCTGTGGTTCTATTGTGACTGTTGCTCAGTCAGCCTTTAttctgggtgggggtgggagttgGGGGGTAGTCAAGGTACATTCAAGCGATGAGCCTTGTCTTCAAAATGCAACTTTTGCAGTTTGACCAATTTAATAAGTGATCTGTGTTTGCAATCCGTCTAAACACagtgcaaacaaaaacaagtttatCTGCACTAATCGCTCTGCTCTTCAAATACTTCAGGCAAAACACGTTTCCTCCCTTTCCTCACAGTATAGTTTACTAAGAGTAGCTTCACTTTAGacaagagaaatggaaaaatacccTGTGCACATGTGAGACATTCACTTCTCAAAGGACAGTCTTCATATATGTGTCATGTCAGGATTGCATTGTTGGCCCGGTCATATATGCACTTTTAACCTGAATGGGATTGTTTTTAAGAGCAGTGACTGTCGTCATTTTTAGTGTGTGGGTAGTCGGGTTTTTCCAGCCATGAgtgtacacagaaagaaaaagacaaggaCTTACTCACAAAGACGACACCCTGCCCTGACAGGGCAAACTAGTTAGATAAACACCTAGTAAGTCAGATCTCCTCTGTTGAAATGGAACAATAGGCCTTTGACAT
This region of Antennarius striatus isolate MH-2024 chromosome 4, ASM4005453v1, whole genome shotgun sequence genomic DNA includes:
- the mob2a gene encoding MOB kinase activator 2a isoform X3 — protein: MGVLVCCDCFFYRKSKTKPNGKKPPIEEKKQYLELEYTKIRVVDFDLKELVVLPREIDLNEWLASNTTTFFNLINLQYSTISEFCTGDTCQAMTACNTIYYWHDEKGKKTKCTAPQYVDFVMSLCQKLVTDEEVFPTKYGKEFPNSFESLVKKICRYLFHVLAHLYWAHFKETVALELQGHLNTLYAHFIVFIREFNLVDPKETCIMDDLSEILCIPAPPPTPATSAPGSAPSPSSQNHVTER
- the mob2a gene encoding MOB kinase activator 2a isoform X1, with the translated sequence MVNKFSFSGNSKDMYSPRNSKNGFSCKMVLQAVGKVLRKSKTKPNGKKPPIEEKKQYLELEYTKIRVVDFDLKELVVLPREIDLNEWLASNTTTFFNLINLQYSTISEFCTGDTCQAMTACNTIYYWHDEKGKKTKCTAPQYVDFVMSLCQKLVTDEEVFPTKYGKEFPNSFESLVKKICRYLFHVLAHLYWAHFKETVALELQGHLNTLYAHFIVFIREFNLVDPKETCIMDDLSEILCIPAPPPTPATSAPGSAPSPSSQNHVTER
- the mob2a gene encoding MOB kinase activator 2a isoform X4 codes for the protein MDWLMGKSKTKPNGKKPPIEEKKQYLELEYTKIRVVDFDLKELVVLPREIDLNEWLASNTTTFFNLINLQYSTISEFCTGDTCQAMTACNTIYYWHDEKGKKTKCTAPQYVDFVMSLCQKLVTDEEVFPTKYGKEFPNSFESLVKKICRYLFHVLAHLYWAHFKETVALELQGHLNTLYAHFIVFIREFNLVDPKETCIMDDLSEILCIPAPPPTPATSAPGSAPSPSSQNHVTER
- the mob2a gene encoding MOB kinase activator 2a isoform X2 yields the protein MRFKRNGSYTLNRKSKTKPNGKKPPIEEKKQYLELEYTKIRVVDFDLKELVVLPREIDLNEWLASNTTTFFNLINLQYSTISEFCTGDTCQAMTACNTIYYWHDEKGKKTKCTAPQYVDFVMSLCQKLVTDEEVFPTKYGKEFPNSFESLVKKICRYLFHVLAHLYWAHFKETVALELQGHLNTLYAHFIVFIREFNLVDPKETCIMDDLSEILCIPAPPPTPATSAPGSAPSPSSQNHVTER